The Macrobrachium rosenbergii isolate ZJJX-2024 chromosome 46, ASM4041242v1, whole genome shotgun sequence genome has a window encoding:
- the LOC136830340 gene encoding uncharacterized protein has protein sequence MSIAMRRTVMLVALLVATLPGTEGSEGACNVTRIDADVDNSTLSVRYNSTVANRTACGDRSPICNISRDYDKSYAVLQNADDGRDLKDIDVIKHQGKLTYCHKERVRIKCGDVLSNVVQVPEVSMMEAVVVPMFNDTQLVLRLKPIVQVKDFRVEVYQINPMLLLSPPASVPPATDATFLGNYTDQEKVYVKFAANLLVEDEQCPAAFDMILNKSSVPEQTPLPQVTPMYLYAIVAAAVAVVIVVIAILWCYSRKKKSSLNVTPISTPVTLDIKSVLVVHTKESRGISLEVDKLIGEFKDTGIKKVYDICNISDQNVLPITEPWLLGHFSGPRAPSSAVILVCSPGLPKLAQSLKEGKNDAEAICVLGRGYMPSDSLLLTFVRNLFDSRIVWESGRFFPVWFENIADTSRIREWQEEMARASLPNIGRSVLFCLPSHIGFLKGTLEGRGSKGPMRVRRFSTDQQDGAGARLLRQDEEEEECGCQADRPQEGIELQMM, from the exons ATGTCCATCGCCATGCGTCGCACCGTCATGCTGGTGGCGTTGCTTGTGGCAACGTTGCCTGGCACAGAAGGCTCAG AAGGCGCCTGCAACGTCACCCGAATCGACGCAGACGTCGACAATTCGACGCTGTCGGTCAGGTACAATTCGACAGTAGCCAACAGGACTGCCTGTGGCGACAGGAGTCCTATTTGCAACATTTCGAGGGACTATG aCAAATCATACGCCGTACTACAGAATGCAGATGACGGCAGAGATCTCAAAGACATCGACGTTatcaag CACCAGGGCAAGTTGACCTACTGTCACAAAGAGCGAGTTCGAATCAAGTGTGGAGATGTTCTCTCCAACGTCGTCCAGGTTCCTGAGGTCTCGATGATGGAGGCAGTCGTGGTGCCCATGTT CAATGATACACAACTGGTCCTGAGGTTGAAACCCATAGTGCAAGTGAAGGACTTCCGGGTGGAGGTTTACCAAATAAACCCAATGCTTCTGTTGTCTCCACCGGCCAGCGTGCCACCTGCTACTGACGCAACCTTTCTCGGAAATTACACTGATCAGGAAAAAGTCTATGTCAAG TTTGCTGCAAATCTGCTTGTAGAGGACGAACAATGTCCGGCTGCATTTGACATGATTCTCAACAAAAGTTCGGTGCCTGAACAGACGCCGCTTCCACAAGTTAC GCCTATGTATTTGTATGCGATTGTCGCCGCTGCAGTGGCCGTTGTCATTGTGGTTATCGCCATCTTGTGGTGTTacagcaggaagaagaagagttcttTGAACGTGACGCCGATATCCACTCCAGTTACTTTAGACA TCAAGTCCGTTCTCGTCGTCCACACGAAGGAGTCTCGAGGTATCAGTCTAGAGGTGGACAAGTTGATTGGAGAATTCAAGGACACAGGAATCAAGAAG GTCTACGACATCTGCAACATCAGTGACCAGAATGTCCTGCCCATCACGGAGCCGTGGCTCCTAGGCCACTTCAGCGGCCCCCGTGCTCCTTCTTCCGCCGTGATTTTGGTCTGTTCACCCGGTCTTCCGAAACTGGCACAGTCTCTGAAGGAGGGCAAGAATGATGCAG AGGCGATATGTGTCCTGGGTCGCGGTTATATGCCGAGTGACTCCTTGCTGCTGACCTTCGTAAGGAACCTGTTCGATTCTCGTATTGTGTGGGAGTCTGGCCGTTTCTTCCCTGTATG GTTCGAAAACATCGCAGACACCAGTAGAATCAGAGAGTGGCAGGAAGAGATGGCCCGGGCTAGCCTGCCGAATATCGGCAGGTCAGTTCTGTTCTGTTTGCCCTCCCACATCGGGTTCCTGAAGGGCACTCTGGAGGGCAGGGGGTCCAAAGGACCCATGAGGGTCAGGAGGTTCTCTACTGACCAACAGGACGGCGCGGGTGCCCGGTTACTGCGacaggacgaggaggaggaggagtgtgggtgTCAGGCTGACAGACCACAGGAGGGTATAGAACTCCAGATGATGTAG